One genomic region from Oncorhynchus gorbuscha isolate QuinsamMale2020 ecotype Even-year linkage group LG13, OgorEven_v1.0, whole genome shotgun sequence encodes:
- the LOC123992862 gene encoding succinate dehydrogenase [ubiquinone] cytochrome b small subunit B, mitochondrial-like, translated as MAAIVRISSVCHRGVKPLFYRSSLLPRTLVAQQKDQDCPYPLTARIHGSSSLYAGSVSKAASLHWTGERVVSVLLLALGPAAYYFPGPAVDYSLAAALTLHGHWGIGQVLTDYVHGEPKIKMVNAGLFLLSTVTFAGLCYFNYNDVGICKAVALLWSK; from the exons ATGGCGGCCATCGTCAGGATAAGTTCTGTCTGTCACAGAGGTGTCAAAC CTCTGTTTTATCGTAGCTCTCTCCTCCCTCGAACCCTGGTTGCACAGCAAAAGGACCAGGACTGTCCCTACCCGTTGACTGCTAGGATTCATGGATCCTCATCTCTCTATG CCGGCTCTGTGTCCAAAGCTGCCTCTCTGCATTGGACAGGAGAGCGTGTGGTGAGCGTACTGCTGCTGGCCTTGGGGCCTGCTGCCTACTACTTCCCCGGACCTGCTGTTGACTACTCGCTGGCTGCCGCCCTCACCCTGCATGGCCACTG GGGGATTGGACAAGTCTTAACGGACTACGTTCACGGAGAACCGAAGATCAAGATGGTCAACGCAGGCCTCTTCCTGTTGTCGACTGTCACCTTTGCCGGTCTCTGCTACTTCAACTACAACGATGTAGGCATTTGCAAAGCGGTGGCCCTCTTATGGAGCAAATGA
- the LOC123992861 gene encoding uncharacterized protein LOC123992861 isoform X1, translating to MASSSECKCVEFAVVDKEDIFFQVEHDDLESDDFQKETRKCFQKMIQIKNNRFLVVDEDVLKFKERNKEQCKADDCRFNIQQYKNNAIAKASGIAVILSVTSPCKQTYMVCCKNGDQEGVSAKPLEQPLPDQIGCSKHEAVFFMEVIPGTSQYRFQSSLWTNSYLSFEAGPDAELIKLVLREVPKDVVDENSIMRLLAC from the exons ATGGCAAGCAGCTCCGAATGTAAGTGTGTTGAGTTTGCGGTAGTAGACAAGGAGGACATCTTTTTTCAAG TTGAACATGACG ATTTAGAGTCGGATGATTTTCAAAAGGAGACTAGAAAATGCTTCCAAAAAATGATCCAAATCAAGAACAACCGATTCCTGGTTGTAGATGAAGACGTTCTCAAGTTTAAAGAGCGGAATAAGGAGCAATGCAAAGCAG ATGATTGCCGGTTCAATATCCAACAATATAAAAACAATGCCATTGCCAAGGCCAGTGGAATTGCTGTTATTCTCTCTGTGACATCACCTTGTAAGCAAACTTACATGGTGTGCTGCAAGAACGGGGACCAAGAAGGAGTTTCTGCTAAACCACTG GAGCAACCTTTGCCTGACCAAATTGGCTGCTCAAAACATGAGGCTGTGTTCTTCATGGAAGTAATTCCTGGTACATCTCAGTACAGATTTCAGTCATCGCTGTGGACTAATTCGTACTTGAGCTTTGAGGCTGGACCAGATGCAGAGCTCATAAAGTTAGTTCTCAGGGAGGTGCCTAAAGATGTTGTGGATGAGAACTCTATTATGCGCTTACTGGCATGTTGA
- the LOC123992861 gene encoding uncharacterized protein LOC123992861 isoform X2 produces the protein MASSSEFEHDDLESDDFQKETRKCFQKMIQIKNNRFLVVDEDVLKFKERNKEQCKADDCRFNIQQYKNNAIAKASGIAVILSVTSPCKQTYMVCCKNGDQEGVSAKPLEQPLPDQIGCSKHEAVFFMEVIPGTSQYRFQSSLWTNSYLSFEAGPDAELIKLVLREVPKDVVDENSIMRLLAC, from the exons ATGGCAAGCAGCTCCGAAT TTGAACATGACG ATTTAGAGTCGGATGATTTTCAAAAGGAGACTAGAAAATGCTTCCAAAAAATGATCCAAATCAAGAACAACCGATTCCTGGTTGTAGATGAAGACGTTCTCAAGTTTAAAGAGCGGAATAAGGAGCAATGCAAAGCAG ATGATTGCCGGTTCAATATCCAACAATATAAAAACAATGCCATTGCCAAGGCCAGTGGAATTGCTGTTATTCTCTCTGTGACATCACCTTGTAAGCAAACTTACATGGTGTGCTGCAAGAACGGGGACCAAGAAGGAGTTTCTGCTAAACCACTG GAGCAACCTTTGCCTGACCAAATTGGCTGCTCAAAACATGAGGCTGTGTTCTTCATGGAAGTAATTCCTGGTACATCTCAGTACAGATTTCAGTCATCGCTGTGGACTAATTCGTACTTGAGCTTTGAGGCTGGACCAGATGCAGAGCTCATAAAGTTAGTTCTCAGGGAGGTGCCTAAAGATGTTGTGGATGAGAACTCTATTATGCGCTTACTGGCATGTTGA